A window of the Helianthus annuus cultivar XRQ/B chromosome 4, HanXRQr2.0-SUNRISE, whole genome shotgun sequence genome harbors these coding sequences:
- the LOC110937037 gene encoding protein TIFY 5A, producing MKRNCRLELRLVPPAPQCPFIFSDHRQQDPSDEISTVDGDLKEKENQQLTIIYDGKVSICDVTERQARAIIKIASEEMDGKWIKSPGSPLMSPSQGGLSMKRSLQLFLQKRKHRIQSTSPYKTQ from the exons ATGAAGAGAAACTGCCGTTTGGAACTCCGACTTGTGCCGCCGGCGCCGCAGTGCCCATTCATATTTTCCGACCACCGTCAACAAGATCCCAG TGACGAAATAAGTACGGTGGATGGAGATTTAAAGGAGAAGGAAAACCAGCAGCTAACTATAATTTATGACGGGAAGGTTAGCATTTGTGACGTTACAGAGCGTCAG GCAAGGGCAATAATAAAGATAGCAAGTGAAGAGATGGATGGTAAATGGATAAAATCACCAGGTTCACCATTAATGTCCCCTAGCCAAGGTGGTCTTTCAATGAAGAGATCTTTACAACTGTTTCTTCAAAAGAGAAAGCATAGAATTCAATCAACATCTCCTTACAAAACTCAATGA